A genomic region of Pseudomonas migulae contains the following coding sequences:
- a CDS encoding putative bifunctional diguanylate cyclase/phosphodiesterase gives MSTLPPASSQVPEALAQVSDTSDFLRWSKAIPGRWARHGLIAVLLVISGFAVWSSITTGRLGQAAIASSVLSDHYSAAATAVLAAESIEHKYRLDPGPNILRNFNDVLAQLGTALERIQRSGSPADHLLVEDVRTSLTPYVESIYKMFDAVDQGEALRARRIDNEEADPLFEKIENVVLQAAAAHHQQSIGALEKLRSRESFNASTTPIVFIAGLLLAGLFAEVLRRTRFELDSQRKDALHASLHDKLTGLANRTLLADRFEQAMRLGRRQGSTTGLLLIDLDRFKEVNDTLGHHYGDRLLDLIGKRLVSEARGIDTVCRLGGDEFAILLPSVEGLEGALKAAQRLHTAITAAFEIDGVELDVEASFGVVVSGLHGDDPSTLMQRADIAMYAAKKQGKGVLAYDPGTDRRSPERLAMLGELRRGLERRELFLEYQPKVSLSTGKVTGVEALVRWQHPVRGLVTPDEFIPFAELTGIIGALTRYVLNLALSQVRAWADIGICIPVAVNISARNLLDDKLVVQIIDLLEHYNLTPNMLMLEVTESAIMLDSYAARTILRQLHGMGIHIAIDDFGVGYTSLAQLKDLPISELKIDKSFVLAMQSDQANELIVRSVVDLGHNLGMTVIAEGVETADVLDALGDYHCDMVQGFHVCRPVSAEAFTQWYVQRERK, from the coding sequence ATGAGCACTTTGCCGCCAGCAAGTTCGCAGGTTCCCGAAGCCCTTGCGCAAGTGAGTGACACGTCTGATTTCCTCCGTTGGAGTAAAGCAATTCCCGGTAGGTGGGCGCGCCATGGTTTGATTGCCGTGCTGCTAGTAATTAGCGGCTTTGCGGTATGGTCTTCCATTACCACCGGACGTCTGGGGCAGGCGGCGATCGCCTCGAGCGTTCTGTCTGATCACTACTCAGCGGCTGCGACGGCCGTGCTGGCCGCCGAGTCTATAGAACATAAGTATCGGCTGGATCCCGGGCCGAACATATTGCGTAACTTCAACGATGTCCTGGCGCAACTTGGCACGGCGCTAGAGCGTATTCAGCGCTCCGGATCGCCTGCCGATCATCTGCTTGTCGAGGATGTTCGCACTTCACTGACTCCCTATGTGGAAAGCATCTACAAGATGTTCGATGCCGTAGATCAGGGCGAGGCCTTGCGGGCGCGCCGGATTGACAACGAGGAGGCCGACCCGCTGTTCGAAAAGATTGAAAATGTCGTCCTGCAAGCAGCGGCCGCTCACCACCAGCAGTCGATCGGCGCGCTGGAAAAACTGCGTTCACGGGAGTCCTTCAACGCCAGTACCACGCCCATCGTTTTTATCGCGGGTCTGCTGCTGGCCGGCTTGTTCGCCGAAGTGCTGCGGCGCACACGTTTCGAGCTCGACAGTCAACGCAAGGACGCCTTGCACGCGTCGCTGCATGACAAGCTGACCGGGCTGGCCAACCGAACACTGCTGGCGGACCGTTTCGAGCAGGCGATGCGCCTTGGCCGTCGCCAAGGGTCAACCACGGGCCTGTTGCTGATTGACCTGGATCGGTTCAAGGAAGTCAACGACACCCTGGGCCATCACTATGGGGACCGCCTGCTCGACCTGATCGGCAAGCGGTTGGTCAGTGAAGCGCGAGGGATCGACACGGTCTGTCGGTTGGGTGGTGATGAGTTTGCTATCTTGCTTCCCTCCGTCGAAGGCCTGGAAGGCGCGTTGAAAGCAGCGCAACGGCTGCATACGGCGATTACCGCAGCGTTCGAAATTGATGGGGTCGAACTGGATGTCGAGGCCAGCTTCGGGGTCGTGGTATCGGGGCTGCACGGTGACGATCCATCGACGCTCATGCAGCGTGCCGACATCGCCATGTATGCCGCCAAAAAACAGGGAAAGGGTGTCCTCGCCTACGACCCGGGAACGGATCGGCGTTCTCCGGAACGCCTGGCCATGCTTGGCGAACTGCGGCGAGGTCTGGAGCGCCGCGAATTGTTCCTGGAGTACCAGCCCAAGGTCAGCCTGAGCACGGGAAAAGTGACTGGCGTCGAAGCCTTGGTGCGCTGGCAGCATCCAGTGCGCGGCCTGGTGACTCCGGATGAGTTCATTCCGTTTGCCGAACTGACCGGAATCATCGGTGCCCTGACGCGATACGTGCTGAACCTCGCGCTGTCTCAGGTGCGAGCCTGGGCTGACATCGGTATATGCATACCGGTGGCCGTGAACATTTCTGCGCGCAACTTGTTGGACGACAAATTGGTGGTTCAGATCATCGATCTGCTTGAACACTACAATTTGACGCCGAACATGCTCATGCTCGAAGTGACCGAGTCCGCGATCATGCTCGATTCCTACGCGGCCCGGACCATCCTGAGGCAGTTACATGGGATGGGCATCCACATTGCCATCGATGATTTCGGCGTCGGCTATACGAGTCTGGCTCAGTTGAAGGATTTGCCCATCAGCGAACTCAAGATCGACAAATCCTTTGTACTGGCGATGCAAAGCGATCAAGCCAACGAGCTCATCGTACGGAGCGTCGTCGATCTGGGTCACAACCTTGGCATGACGGTCATTGCTGAAGGCGTAGAAACTGCCGACGTGCTCGATGCGCTGGGCGATTATCATTGCGACATGGTCCAAGGGTTTCATGTCTGCCGACCGGTAAGTGCCGAAGCGTTCACGCAGTGGTATGTACAGCGAGAGCGCAAATAG
- a CDS encoding LysR family transcriptional regulator: MDFNGRSGEMSVFATVAQEGSLSAAARALGLTPSAVSRIIARAEQRLGTRLLLRTTRAITFTAEGEAFLRGARRILADMDEVEEAIADQGVPKGRLRVSAALGHGRLAIVPLVAAFSARYPNIVVDLTLGDEVVDILGGQADVAVRFGHLPDSPLTARRIGDTGQVVVASPEYLQRNGIPQEPEDLLRHNCLRFNFRRAEPNWPFIRDGREFSLKVSGNIECSSGEALAQLARVGAGIARIGEFSVSEDLQRGDLIPLLEAWNPGDQEPIHAVFVGGSAMPARVRLFVDFLLEHHRM; encoded by the coding sequence GTGGACTTCAATGGCAGGTCAGGTGAAATGAGCGTGTTCGCCACCGTGGCGCAGGAAGGCAGCCTGTCGGCCGCCGCGCGTGCGTTGGGGCTGACACCCTCAGCGGTCAGTCGAATCATCGCACGTGCCGAACAACGTCTTGGCACCCGCCTGCTGTTGCGCACCACACGAGCGATCACCTTCACCGCCGAGGGTGAAGCTTTCCTGCGGGGTGCCCGGCGTATCCTGGCCGACATGGACGAGGTTGAAGAAGCCATTGCCGACCAGGGCGTACCGAAGGGCCGATTGCGCGTCAGCGCCGCTCTTGGCCATGGACGGCTGGCCATCGTTCCCTTGGTGGCAGCATTCAGCGCCCGTTACCCGAACATCGTCGTCGACCTCACCCTCGGCGACGAAGTGGTCGACATTCTCGGCGGTCAGGCCGACGTCGCAGTACGCTTTGGCCATCTGCCCGACAGCCCGCTGACCGCGCGCAGGATCGGCGACACCGGCCAGGTAGTAGTGGCATCGCCCGAGTATCTGCAGCGCAACGGCATCCCCCAGGAACCGGAAGACCTGCTACGGCACAACTGCCTACGCTTCAACTTCCGGCGTGCCGAACCCAACTGGCCGTTCATCCGCGACGGAAGAGAGTTTTCCCTGAAGGTCAGCGGCAACATCGAATGCAGCAGTGGTGAAGCGCTGGCACAACTCGCGCGAGTAGGTGCCGGCATTGCGCGTATCGGCGAGTTCAGCGTGAGCGAGGATTTACAGCGCGGTGACCTGATACCGCTGCTGGAAGCCTGGAACCCCGGCGACCAGGAACCGATTCATGCGGTGTTCGTAGGTGGCTCGGCAATGCCGGCTCGGGTGCGGTTGTTCGTGGACTTCTTGCTGGAACATCACCGGATGTAA
- a CDS encoding MFS transporter produces the protein MRINPPLVALAIGAFGIGVTEFAPMGMLPGIAADLGVSIPAAGLLVSAYALGVLLGAPLMTLTTGRIPRRYLLIGLMAIFTLGNLMSALATDYYSLMVARVVTSLNHGAFFGVGSIVAASVVAPEKRAGAVAAMFMGLTLATIGGVPLAAWFGELFGWRTAFWGITGLGVVAMASLWFALPNLPAPKSVGVMAEIRVLGRGPVLGALALTVVGSGAMFTVFTYIAPILSSETHASTAYITAMLVLFGVGLTLGNMWGGKAADRSIDRTLIVSLSVLILVLLAFTVLMRWPLPAAVAILIWGIASFALVPPLQMRVMEAAKDAPNLASAVNIGAFNFGNAIGAALGGAVINTGLGYPAISLAGAAMAGLGLLMVLAFAWRSRTIAAAVV, from the coding sequence ATGCGTATCAATCCACCACTTGTCGCACTCGCCATTGGTGCCTTTGGCATCGGCGTTACCGAGTTCGCCCCCATGGGCATGTTGCCGGGCATCGCTGCGGATCTCGGCGTTTCCATTCCCGCCGCCGGTCTATTGGTCAGTGCTTACGCCCTGGGCGTATTGCTCGGCGCGCCACTGATGACCCTGACCACCGGCAGGATTCCCCGGCGCTATCTGCTGATCGGACTCATGGCGATTTTCACCCTGGGTAATCTGATGTCAGCCCTGGCCACCGATTACTACAGCCTCATGGTCGCCAGAGTGGTGACCTCACTGAACCACGGTGCGTTTTTTGGCGTTGGCTCCATCGTCGCAGCCAGCGTCGTCGCCCCGGAGAAACGAGCCGGCGCGGTTGCGGCGATGTTCATGGGCCTGACCCTGGCGACCATCGGCGGTGTGCCGCTGGCCGCCTGGTTTGGCGAACTGTTCGGCTGGCGCACCGCATTCTGGGGTATCACCGGTCTCGGCGTGGTGGCCATGGCCTCGTTGTGGTTCGCCCTCCCCAACCTGCCGGCGCCGAAAAGCGTCGGCGTAATGGCCGAAATTCGGGTACTGGGCCGTGGCCCGGTGCTGGGGGCGTTGGCCCTGACCGTAGTCGGCTCGGGTGCAATGTTTACTGTCTTCACCTACATCGCGCCGATCCTCAGCAGCGAGACCCATGCGTCCACCGCCTACATCACCGCGATGCTGGTGCTGTTCGGTGTGGGGTTGACGCTGGGCAACATGTGGGGCGGCAAGGCCGCCGACCGCTCGATAGATCGCACCCTGATCGTTTCGTTGAGCGTGCTGATTCTCGTTTTGCTGGCGTTCACCGTACTGATGCGTTGGCCGCTGCCGGCCGCCGTTGCCATCCTGATATGGGGTATCGCCAGCTTCGCCCTGGTGCCGCCGCTACAGATGCGCGTCATGGAGGCTGCCAAGGACGCGCCCAATCTGGCCTCGGCGGTGAACATCGGTGCCTTCAACTTCGGCAACGCGATTGGTGCGGCGCTGGGTGGAGCAGTGATCAATACCGGGCTGGGTTATCCGGCGATTTCCCTGGCCGGAGCGGCAATGGCGGGTCTGGGGCTGCTGATGGTGTTGGCTTTTGCTTGGCGTTCCAGAACGATTGCAGCTGCGGTGGTGTGA
- a CDS encoding NADPH-dependent FMN reductase: MSRHIVLLSGSNRSNSQSLKVAKYLRDRLEQLGLCDTGELLNLASSRLPLWPEEDIDGIWSVQQSILKKATALIVISPEWNGMACPALKNFFLYAGLGELGHKPALLVGVSAGLGGAYPITELRASSYKNSRIMYLPEQLIIRNVESMLNSEIPSEENDIRIRTRADWALHLLCKYDDALRTIRTAIKYPPEFSTGM, translated from the coding sequence ATGAGCCGTCATATCGTTCTGCTGTCTGGATCGAATAGATCAAACAGCCAATCACTCAAAGTCGCAAAATATTTGCGCGACCGATTAGAGCAACTTGGTCTTTGTGATACAGGTGAACTGCTGAACCTGGCTTCTAGTCGGCTACCGCTGTGGCCAGAAGAAGACATTGATGGAATCTGGAGTGTCCAGCAATCCATCCTCAAAAAAGCAACCGCACTGATCGTGATCAGCCCGGAGTGGAATGGCATGGCTTGCCCGGCGCTGAAAAATTTCTTTTTGTACGCAGGACTCGGTGAGCTTGGACACAAGCCAGCGCTCCTGGTGGGGGTTTCGGCTGGGCTCGGGGGAGCCTATCCTATTACTGAATTGCGTGCTTCGAGCTACAAAAACAGCCGGATCATGTATTTGCCTGAACAACTCATAATAAGAAATGTTGAATCTATGTTGAATAGCGAAATTCCCTCAGAAGAAAATGATATTCGCATCCGCACACGTGCCGACTGGGCTTTGCATTTACTTTGTAAATACGATGATGCCTTACGCACGATACGAACTGCAATCAAATACCCACCTGAGTTCTCTACAGGGATGTAA
- a CDS encoding sterol desaturase family protein has product MNTIMLANNPSVIVAGIFLAFILLELACSSLRHPSSGKRDVLIEVIGSGILVAITFPSVMWLSGKILSLAVPEMKGALATIPWVAGFVLFLVLDDMTQYWWHRLTHRVPALYALHRAHHSAPYMSVRIVYRNNSFYYMLMPGIWLSGILIYLGLAHIYYVYLILKMIVIFAAHSSVAWDDKLYGIRVLRPIVWVLERTISTPSTHSAHHGLTAEDGVTHYKGNFGNLLFFWDILFGTAKITRRRPLLYGIEHLSPISWKEELFWPVVRSRRVAAKAHNAKQKVAQ; this is encoded by the coding sequence ATGAATACAATAATGCTCGCCAACAATCCTTCCGTAATAGTGGCCGGGATATTCCTTGCCTTCATCTTGCTGGAACTCGCGTGTTCTTCGCTTCGACACCCGTCGAGCGGAAAGCGTGACGTACTGATCGAAGTCATAGGCTCCGGGATCCTAGTTGCAATCACGTTCCCCAGTGTCATGTGGCTCAGTGGAAAAATCCTGAGCTTGGCTGTTCCGGAAATGAAAGGCGCCCTGGCCACCATTCCTTGGGTCGCAGGGTTCGTGTTGTTTCTAGTACTGGATGACATGACTCAATACTGGTGGCATCGACTGACACATCGGGTCCCGGCACTTTATGCGCTGCACCGCGCTCATCACTCCGCGCCCTACATGAGTGTCCGTATCGTTTATCGAAACAACAGTTTCTACTACATGCTGATGCCCGGCATCTGGCTGTCCGGCATACTGATCTATCTAGGGCTTGCGCATATTTACTATGTTTATCTGATCCTAAAGATGATCGTCATCTTCGCAGCGCACAGCAGCGTTGCGTGGGATGACAAACTGTATGGCATCCGTGTGTTGCGTCCTATTGTCTGGGTTCTGGAGCGAACGATCTCCACCCCTTCCACTCATTCAGCCCATCACGGCTTGACTGCCGAGGATGGTGTCACGCATTACAAGGGCAACTTCGGCAACCTGTTGTTCTTCTGGGACATCCTGTTCGGAACGGCCAAAATTACCCGCCGGCGTCCGCTCTTATACGGAATCGAACACTTGTCACCGATCAGCTGGAAAGAAGAGTTGTTCTGGCCCGTCGTGCGTTCACGCCGTGTCGCCGCCAAAGCACACAACGCTAAACAGAAGGTGGCGCAATGA
- a CDS encoding AraC family transcriptional regulator ligand-binding domain-containing protein, which yields MRETDRIEREQANRSSQRFHRGKLGQVLERFLDSQALRENRDYSLIELDQLWREAARVDPAIGLKLFTLFTPQDWHVLAYLCLYSPDVLSSMKLWSRYARLASDTDTVRLLNDENGVGIELCLDAPSELARYVVEHYGAMSIAQLRRGTGQQVQPVLARFTHSRPSYYKQYTQWFGGRVEFDCPINCFYFDARSLSLPMQTRHHGMLELLTQELDRRIAAHRNFSGWSAKVAEGARRSLARGETPNLDNLAKALHQTPRTLRRRLEEEGTTFRQLLDQIRAELELHLELQGESFTEIAAQLGYSDLTAYLHARGRWRDRK from the coding sequence ATGCGCGAAACGGACAGAATTGAGCGAGAACAGGCCAATCGTTCCTCCCAGCGCTTTCACCGCGGCAAATTGGGACAGGTGCTGGAGCGTTTCCTGGATAGCCAGGCCTTGAGAGAAAACAGGGATTACAGCCTGATCGAGCTGGATCAGCTTTGGCGCGAGGCGGCGCGCGTCGATCCGGCGATCGGGTTGAAACTGTTCACGCTATTCACGCCTCAGGACTGGCACGTCCTGGCCTATCTGTGTTTGTACAGCCCCGACGTTTTATCATCCATGAAGCTTTGGTCCCGGTACGCGCGGCTTGCGTCGGACACGGACACGGTGAGACTGCTCAATGATGAGAACGGCGTCGGTATCGAGCTGTGCCTCGATGCGCCCAGTGAGCTGGCGCGCTATGTCGTTGAGCACTACGGCGCAATGTCCATCGCGCAGTTGCGGCGGGGAACAGGGCAGCAGGTGCAGCCGGTCCTGGCAAGATTTACTCACTCACGTCCGTCGTATTACAAGCAATACACCCAATGGTTTGGGGGCCGTGTCGAGTTTGATTGTCCGATTAACTGCTTCTATTTCGATGCTCGAAGCTTGAGCCTGCCGATGCAGACACGTCATCACGGGATGCTTGAGTTATTGACCCAGGAACTGGATCGACGGATCGCCGCGCATCGGAATTTCAGCGGTTGGTCAGCCAAGGTTGCTGAAGGAGCACGACGATCTCTAGCGAGAGGTGAAACTCCCAATCTGGACAATCTGGCGAAGGCGCTGCACCAGACGCCAAGGACCTTACGGAGACGACTGGAAGAGGAAGGTACAACCTTCAGACAATTGCTCGATCAGATTCGCGCAGAATTGGAACTGCATCTTGAATTGCAAGGAGAGTCATTTACGGAGATTGCAGCTCAACTAGGCTACAGCGATTTGACGGCGTATCTCCACGCCCGAGGTCGATGGCGTGACAGGAAGTAA
- a CDS encoding YdeI/OmpD-associated family protein, giving the protein MTTIDVKSRFEAKLLRPAKPGDDRSWAFVVLPREASEQLPRRGRTTVEGTINGRPFQATLEPDGQLSHWLQVSRALLDAAGAVVGDIVTLELAPVKKESEPDIPADFQEALAAAPEARKVWNDTTTLARVDWIHWITSAKQLKTRTKRIGDACDMLASGKKHVCCFDQSGYYSKAFRAPEAESL; this is encoded by the coding sequence ATGACAACAATCGATGTGAAATCCCGATTCGAAGCAAAGCTTCTTCGTCCGGCAAAACCTGGTGATGATAGGTCGTGGGCGTTCGTGGTGCTGCCAAGAGAGGCGAGTGAACAGCTTCCGAGGCGAGGAAGGACGACAGTCGAAGGCACAATCAACGGGCGGCCTTTCCAGGCAACCCTTGAGCCGGATGGCCAGTTGAGCCATTGGCTGCAGGTAAGTAGAGCGTTACTCGACGCCGCAGGCGCGGTCGTTGGGGACATCGTTACACTGGAACTGGCCCCTGTGAAGAAGGAATCGGAGCCCGACATCCCGGCAGATTTCCAGGAGGCACTGGCTGCCGCTCCTGAGGCCCGTAAAGTCTGGAACGATACGACGACCCTCGCACGAGTGGACTGGATTCACTGGATCACTTCAGCCAAGCAACTCAAGACCCGCACAAAACGAATCGGTGATGCCTGCGATATGCTCGCATCCGGCAAGAAGCACGTTTGCTGTTTCGACCAATCCGGCTACTACAGCAAGGCCTTCCGTGCGCCGGAGGCAGAAAGTTTATAA